One window from the genome of Synechococcus sp. PROS-7-1 encodes:
- a CDS encoding MlaD family protein, producing the protein MPATAPAHPRERLVFLVSGGLLLVAVLVGLAREQRWGTRFVNVYLLASDISGLHSGEEVRISGFPVGQVGTLELKPDARVQVQLRIEQSKARLIGPGSSARLDQEGFVGDRFIAISPDPQSGADAQALNGSTITYEEPLNLSDALEDLATTQQQLQATLQNTTNLTAKNGDINTTLTDLRNTLQSTNTLTATIEREAAATAPVVRDSLQGVSRNVSEVSADTRAAEREAQQLLKDSRPLITSTLQEVRELAQTSRTLLNSLLGVMGPLLEPANQSSNEPTADKGEDP; encoded by the coding sequence ATGCCCGCGACCGCACCAGCACACCCCCGCGAACGGTTGGTGTTTCTGGTTTCAGGTGGTTTGCTGTTGGTTGCCGTGCTTGTCGGGCTCGCCCGTGAACAGCGCTGGGGCACCCGGTTCGTGAACGTTTACCTACTTGCCAGCGACATCAGTGGTCTGCACTCCGGTGAAGAGGTGCGCATCTCCGGGTTTCCCGTGGGCCAGGTGGGGACCTTGGAGCTCAAACCTGATGCACGCGTGCAGGTGCAATTACGGATTGAGCAGAGCAAAGCCCGGCTGATTGGCCCAGGCAGCAGCGCCCGGTTGGATCAAGAAGGATTCGTGGGCGATCGCTTCATCGCCATCAGTCCTGATCCCCAGAGCGGTGCCGATGCCCAGGCCCTCAATGGCAGCACCATCACCTACGAGGAGCCTTTGAACCTCAGCGATGCCCTCGAAGACCTCGCCACAACGCAACAGCAACTGCAAGCCACCTTGCAGAACACCACAAACCTCACTGCCAAGAACGGAGACATCAACACCACCCTTACCGATCTGCGCAACACGCTTCAGAGCACCAACACGCTCACGGCCACGATCGAACGCGAGGCAGCTGCAACAGCACCGGTGGTGCGTGACTCTCTCCAAGGCGTGAGTCGCAACGTCAGTGAAGTCAGCGCAGACACGCGAGCCGCTGAGAGAGAAGCCCAGCAGCTCCTCAAAGACTCACGCCCACTGATCACCAGCACCCTCCAGGAGGTTCGTGAGCTGGCTCAGACCAGCCGGACATTGCTCAATAGCCTGCTCGGGGTGATGGGCCCGCTTCTTGAGCCCGCCAACCAGAGCAGCAACGAACCGACTGCAGACAAGGGAGAAGACCCCTAA
- a CDS encoding EamA family transporter produces MGVVAGLIAALAWTLASSLWRGLATSLSALQLNGLKNAIACLALLPVLMRLPWHQEVPGLLLLLISGGIGISLGDSFYLAALRRLGTRRTLTLESLSPLAAASGGLLVMGERLSSLAWLGTLMVTVSVVLVARQQPPDGTSQNDRSTRAQITGLTMALAAVICGVTGAAVSRNVLLTTDLSPIQSASARLLGGLLLLLPWLRFNRAFPQPRPKIARWPRVLLATGLGTILGILLQQVVLQRLPLGVGITVLSTAPVMALLVARAEGDHPRTSGWLASALAVAGVALAVRG; encoded by the coding sequence ATGGGTGTTGTTGCCGGGCTTATCGCAGCATTGGCCTGGACCCTGGCCAGCAGCCTCTGGCGGGGACTGGCCACGTCCCTAAGCGCCCTGCAGCTCAATGGCCTCAAGAACGCCATCGCTTGCTTGGCGCTGCTGCCCGTGCTGATGCGTCTCCCTTGGCACCAGGAAGTCCCCGGCTTGTTGCTGCTGCTGATCAGTGGCGGTATCGGGATCTCGCTTGGGGACAGCTTTTACCTGGCTGCATTGCGGCGTCTGGGCACCCGCCGCACCCTCACCCTCGAATCACTGTCTCCTCTGGCAGCCGCCAGCGGTGGTCTGCTGGTGATGGGGGAACGGCTTTCAAGCCTGGCCTGGCTCGGCACGTTGATGGTCACCGTGTCCGTCGTGCTGGTGGCCCGGCAACAACCCCCGGATGGCACCAGCCAAAACGACCGAAGCACGCGCGCACAGATCACCGGGCTGACCATGGCCCTGGCGGCGGTGATCTGCGGTGTGACCGGAGCAGCGGTCTCCCGCAACGTTCTGCTGACCACGGATCTGAGCCCGATCCAGAGTGCCTCCGCCAGGCTGCTCGGTGGCTTGCTGCTGCTGCTTCCCTGGTTGCGATTCAATCGGGCGTTTCCGCAGCCACGCCCCAAGATTGCCCGTTGGCCACGGGTGCTCCTGGCCACAGGCCTGGGCACCATTCTGGGGATCCTTCTGCAGCAGGTGGTGTTGCAACGCCTGCCCTTGGGTGTGGGCATCACCGTGCTCAGCACCGCACCAGTGATGGCGCTGTTGGTGGCCCGGGCGGAAGGCGATCATCCCCGCACCTCAGGATGGTTGGCTTCAGCGCTAGCGGTGGCGGGGGTGGCTCTCGCCGTGAGGGGTTAA
- a CDS encoding cobyric acid synthase, which translates to MVLGTSSGAGKSLMTAALCRVLKRRGETPLPFKGQNMSNNAWVDPGGGEMAYSQALQAWAAGREPECAMNPVLLKPQGDSTSEVIHLGRSVGTCRAEHYYRDWFRPGWAAIRQGLHTLEVQHPEGRLVLEGAGSPVEVNLQARDLTNLRLAQYLRARCLLVADIERGGVFAQIVGTLALLRPVERPLIGGLLINRFRGRRELFDEGRRWLEQHTGIPVLGVMPWLDELFPPEDSLDLLERRGRKRGAELEIAVLKLPSLSNFSDLDPLEAEPTVQLRWVEPGEPLGTPDAVVIPGSKQTLRDLGRLHSSGLGSAVQRFARSGGAVFGVCGGMQMLGQELEDPDGLEGQAPAGSNGAMAGLGLLPLRTRFGGEKALRHRQSSVHWPEHQPTLSVEGFELHRGHTHALEPCSNLCEDPSLGWVARCGDQGGIAAGTYLHGIFDNGPWRRCWLNQLRVRRGLELLSEQQPHHSRQRDALLDRLADAFETHVNLEPLL; encoded by the coding sequence ATGGTGCTCGGCACCAGCAGTGGAGCGGGGAAATCGCTGATGACCGCAGCCCTGTGCCGGGTGCTGAAACGGCGGGGAGAGACCCCCCTCCCCTTCAAGGGCCAGAACATGAGCAACAATGCCTGGGTGGACCCAGGTGGCGGGGAAATGGCCTACTCCCAGGCACTCCAGGCCTGGGCCGCAGGACGGGAACCCGAATGCGCCATGAATCCGGTGTTGCTCAAACCCCAGGGCGACAGCACGAGCGAGGTGATCCACCTGGGCCGTTCGGTGGGCACCTGCCGCGCTGAGCACTACTACCGCGACTGGTTCAGGCCCGGATGGGCCGCCATCCGTCAGGGCCTGCACACCTTGGAGGTCCAGCACCCCGAGGGGCGGCTCGTGCTCGAGGGAGCGGGCAGTCCCGTGGAGGTGAACCTTCAGGCGCGCGACCTCACCAACCTGCGTCTGGCCCAATACCTGCGGGCCCGTTGCCTTCTTGTGGCCGACATTGAACGCGGCGGTGTGTTTGCCCAGATCGTGGGCACCCTGGCTCTGCTCAGGCCAGTGGAGCGTCCCCTGATTGGCGGCTTACTGATCAACCGCTTCCGCGGTCGCCGCGAACTGTTCGATGAAGGTCGGCGCTGGCTCGAGCAACACACCGGCATCCCCGTGCTGGGAGTGATGCCTTGGCTGGATGAACTGTTTCCACCAGAAGACTCCCTCGACCTGCTCGAGCGCCGCGGCCGTAAACGCGGCGCCGAACTGGAGATCGCTGTGCTGAAGCTGCCATCGCTCAGCAATTTCTCCGACCTCGATCCTCTGGAAGCAGAGCCAACGGTGCAGCTTCGCTGGGTGGAACCTGGCGAACCCCTAGGAACACCCGATGCGGTGGTGATTCCCGGCAGCAAACAGACCTTGCGCGACCTGGGCCGCCTACACAGCAGCGGACTGGGCAGCGCCGTGCAGCGCTTTGCCCGTTCAGGCGGTGCCGTCTTCGGCGTCTGCGGCGGCATGCAGATGCTCGGCCAGGAACTGGAGGATCCAGACGGCCTGGAAGGCCAGGCTCCCGCCGGCAGCAACGGCGCCATGGCCGGCCTCGGACTCCTGCCCCTGCGCACACGCTTCGGTGGTGAGAAAGCCCTGCGCCACCGGCAGAGCAGCGTGCACTGGCCTGAACACCAACCCACACTCAGCGTGGAGGGATTCGAGCTTCATCGCGGCCACACGCATGCACTCGAACCCTGCAGCAACCTCTGCGAGGACCCATCGCTGGGTTGGGTGGCCCGCTGCGGAGACCAGGGAGGCATCGCCGCTGGCACGTATCTCCATGGCATTTTCGACAACGGACCCTGGCGGCGCTGCTGGCTGAATCAGCTGCGCGTTCGGCGAGGGCTGGAGCTGCTCAGTGAACAGCAGCCGCATCACAGCCGCCAACGGGATGCCCTTCTCGATCGCCTTGCCGATGCCTTTGAAACCCATGTGAACCTAGAGCCGCTGCTGTGA
- a CDS encoding chloride channel protein encodes MTVPPTSPRHSLLRGSLRALLAGAAGGALAAVVVKIVLTLQGWVWGSAVLEGLPSQRPLLWCLLWCSGIGLAISLLQRHRPASALPEMVETLTELRQPDGLQTNEGARQLLGGGLALIGGGTLGPEALMTRLIAVASHRIWRGADRDLVAAAMAGTLGLFHSPLVGGAALAGRRWQLLWRWLPATLGGVAGFVAFTGLSDLGGGLRGVPYDWPVDQEQWLGALVAAVLAGLVGCCSGVLLGRWRHWLRSLSLQERVWFTPVLTGVILGFSLWALPLSVFSGENQLKPLVLGVWSLSTGMLLMSALFKLLLVGLCLETGWKGGQFFPVILASSALGMGLHECLPFLGGLQSWSSGVVGGSLSVLLNSPLLGLVLGLTLLQGHGAGALVIGLLVGQLLQRKR; translated from the coding sequence GTGACAGTCCCTCCAACCTCACCCCGCCACTCCCTTCTGAGGGGCAGCCTGCGGGCCCTGCTGGCAGGGGCGGCAGGCGGAGCCCTAGCGGCTGTGGTGGTGAAAATTGTCCTAACCCTGCAGGGTTGGGTGTGGGGTTCTGCGGTGCTTGAGGGTTTGCCGTCACAGCGCCCCCTGCTCTGGTGTCTGCTCTGGTGCAGCGGAATCGGCCTGGCCATCAGCCTGCTGCAACGGCACCGCCCCGCCAGCGCCCTGCCTGAAATGGTGGAGACCCTCACCGAGCTGCGCCAGCCTGATGGCCTGCAGACCAACGAGGGGGCACGCCAGCTGCTCGGGGGAGGTTTGGCGTTGATCGGCGGCGGCACCCTCGGCCCGGAAGCACTGATGACCCGGTTGATTGCGGTAGCCAGCCATCGCATCTGGCGGGGCGCGGACCGTGACCTGGTGGCAGCGGCGATGGCCGGGACGCTGGGCTTGTTCCATTCCCCCCTCGTGGGCGGGGCAGCGCTGGCCGGCCGGCGTTGGCAGCTGCTCTGGCGCTGGCTTCCAGCCACCCTCGGCGGTGTGGCTGGCTTCGTGGCATTCACAGGATTGAGCGATCTAGGCGGCGGCCTGCGCGGGGTGCCCTACGACTGGCCAGTCGATCAGGAGCAGTGGCTCGGGGCCCTGGTCGCCGCTGTTCTGGCCGGACTCGTGGGTTGTTGCAGCGGTGTGCTGCTGGGTCGTTGGCGCCATTGGCTGCGGTCACTGTCTCTGCAGGAACGCGTTTGGTTCACCCCGGTGCTGACCGGTGTGATCCTCGGCTTCAGCCTCTGGGCCCTGCCACTGTCGGTGTTCTCCGGAGAGAACCAGCTCAAGCCTCTGGTGCTTGGCGTCTGGTCGCTGAGCACGGGCATGCTGCTGATGTCCGCGCTTTTCAAACTGCTGTTGGTGGGCCTTTGCCTGGAAACCGGCTGGAAAGGCGGGCAATTCTTCCCTGTGATCCTGGCCAGCAGCGCCCTGGGCATGGGGCTGCACGAATGCCTGCCCTTTCTCGGAGGCCTGCAGAGCTGGAGTTCCGGCGTTGTGGGCGGCAGCTTGTCTGTTCTGCTCAACTCGCCACTGCTGGGATTGGTGCTCGGCCTCACGCTTCTTCAAGGCCATGGAGCCGGAGCGCTCGTGATCGGCTTGCTCGTGGGCCAGCTGCTCCAGCGCAAACGCTGA
- a CDS encoding secondary thiamine-phosphate synthase enzyme YjbQ, with the protein MALDQALSRLEIQTQGSGFTRIDGSLSEWIRSTRMQCGVVHLSCLHTSCSLTINENADPRVLLDLAAWMEAIVPQDGAGPLGANGQRRRYLHDDEGNDDMPAHIRTALTQQTLSLSVENGQLLLGTWQAVYLWEHRSAPHRRTITCHLIGETQTNARTVADTSTNLQRRNGEKLNELVQSKHVPEAWAEDNGVDTEVDLLIDRLHDIADDPQ; encoded by the coding sequence ATGGCGCTGGATCAAGCGCTCAGCCGACTGGAGATCCAAACCCAAGGTTCGGGCTTCACTCGCATCGATGGGTCGCTAAGCGAATGGATCCGCAGCACCCGGATGCAATGCGGCGTTGTGCATCTCAGTTGTCTGCACACCAGTTGCAGCCTCACCATCAATGAAAACGCCGACCCGCGGGTGCTGCTGGATCTCGCGGCCTGGATGGAGGCGATCGTTCCTCAAGATGGCGCCGGACCGCTAGGAGCCAACGGGCAGCGTCGACGTTACCTGCATGACGACGAAGGCAACGACGACATGCCGGCCCACATCCGCACCGCGCTCACCCAGCAAACCCTGAGCCTGAGTGTGGAGAACGGCCAACTGCTGCTCGGAACCTGGCAAGCCGTGTATCTCTGGGAACACCGCTCGGCACCGCACCGGCGCACGATCACCTGCCACCTGATCGGTGAAACCCAAACAAACGCGAGAACCGTTGCCGACACCAGCACCAACCTGCAGCGCCGCAACGGCGAAAAGCTGAATGAACTGGTGCAGTCCAAACACGTCCCGGAAGCCTGGGCCGAAGACAACGGCGTGGACACCGAGGTGGATCTGCTGATCGATCGCTTGCACGACATCGCCGACGACCCGCAATGA
- a CDS encoding Npun_F0494 family protein: MRVIAQDPSELTQHALRRARQAVRCLPFRRSFYRLLDESAQSSKELANRPDWRVNTTQRLGSGDTETLLIWLIQLGVLRREVDGQGLTERVRITPLGRDVLADWPEEIPAAGLLSRVMHWCRRRRPRW; the protein is encoded by the coding sequence ATGCGCGTGATCGCCCAGGACCCCAGCGAACTCACCCAACACGCCCTGCGGCGGGCCCGCCAGGCCGTGCGCTGCCTGCCGTTCCGCCGCAGCTTCTACCGGCTCCTGGACGAGAGCGCCCAAAGCAGCAAGGAGCTGGCCAACCGCCCCGACTGGCGTGTGAACACCACGCAGCGGCTGGGATCAGGAGACACCGAAACGTTGCTCATCTGGCTAATCCAACTAGGCGTTCTGCGGCGTGAAGTGGATGGTCAGGGGCTCACCGAGCGGGTGCGAATCACGCCGCTGGGCCGGGATGTTCTGGCTGACTGGCCCGAGGAGATTCCTGCTGCCGGCCTCCTGAGTCGGGTGATGCACTGGTGCCGGCGTCGCCGCCCGCGCTGGTGA
- a CDS encoding nucleoside triphosphate pyrophosphatase produces MLLLASASPARRRLLEQACIPHRVQVSGVDEDGIHHPQPAHLVCLLAEAKAKAVHAQLTDPTIDAVLGCDSVLAFEGEVFGKPADAEEAKARWQRMRGHWGDLHTGHCLIATSPATAISSQCQCVTTRVLFADLSDAEIDAYVSSGEPLQCAGGFALEGRGGCVVERLNGCDSNVIGLSLPLLRRWLPQNS; encoded by the coding sequence ATGCTTCTGCTGGCTTCCGCATCCCCGGCTCGCCGTCGTCTGCTGGAGCAGGCCTGCATCCCCCATCGGGTGCAGGTGAGTGGGGTGGATGAAGACGGCATTCACCATCCCCAACCAGCACACCTCGTGTGCCTGCTGGCTGAGGCCAAGGCCAAAGCGGTGCATGCCCAGCTCACCGATCCAACCATCGATGCCGTGTTGGGGTGTGACTCCGTGTTGGCGTTTGAAGGCGAGGTGTTCGGCAAACCCGCTGATGCCGAGGAAGCCAAAGCGCGGTGGCAACGGATGCGTGGCCATTGGGGCGACTTGCATACCGGGCACTGTTTGATCGCGACGTCGCCAGCGACCGCGATCTCGAGCCAATGCCAATGCGTCACCACGCGTGTGTTGTTTGCTGATCTGAGTGATGCGGAGATCGACGCCTACGTGAGCAGTGGTGAGCCGTTGCAATGCGCCGGAGGATTTGCGTTGGAAGGGCGGGGCGGGTGCGTCGTTGAGCGCCTCAACGGCTGTGATTCCAACGTGATCGGGCTCAGTCTGCCCTTGCTGCGCCGATGGCTACCGCAGAACTCTTGA
- a CDS encoding YcgJ family protein → MACSLLTAVPAFAQNKGITYPKAGIVCDQVGQVCYDSYGPSIGITKIYFGEFAADRLSQNRRGSTSNDFRLSSGQACSIQKRKCWDDGWSQSNVAKGLTKQLFGNSNNNTSASGGTRQVATDTGYCSLSQRGQRVFDGPCQLKQVSKGDRNRYKIQLENGSKYVFKDNGSGTYTITDSFGGSWPVTFVDHGNTGVFRFADYKLVATQNSGSTNQEAAGAALGAAVGSMLNNLFK, encoded by the coding sequence TTGGCCTGTTCTTTGCTGACAGCTGTTCCTGCCTTCGCCCAAAACAAAGGAATTACCTATCCCAAAGCTGGCATCGTCTGCGATCAGGTCGGCCAGGTCTGCTACGACAGCTACGGCCCGTCGATTGGGATCACCAAGATTTACTTCGGCGAGTTCGCCGCTGACCGGCTCAGCCAGAACCGCCGTGGGTCGACCAGCAACGACTTCCGCCTCAGCTCCGGTCAGGCCTGCAGCATCCAGAAACGCAAGTGCTGGGACGACGGCTGGAGCCAGTCGAACGTGGCCAAGGGCCTCACAAAGCAGCTCTTCGGCAACAGCAACAACAACACCAGTGCCAGCGGCGGCACTCGCCAGGTCGCCACAGACACGGGCTACTGCAGCCTCAGCCAGAGAGGTCAGCGGGTGTTTGATGGCCCCTGCCAGCTCAAGCAGGTGTCGAAGGGTGATCGCAACCGCTACAAGATTCAGCTGGAGAACGGCAGCAAGTACGTGTTCAAAGACAACGGCAGCGGCACATACACCATCACTGATTCCTTTGGTGGGAGCTGGCCGGTGACCTTCGTGGATCACGGCAATACCGGCGTGTTCCGCTTCGCTGATTACAAGCTTGTGGCCACCCAGAACAGCGGCAGCACAAACCAGGAAGCCGCAGGAGCCGCTTTGGGTGCGGCCGTGGGCAGCATGCTGAACAACCTGTTCAAGTAA
- a CDS encoding mechanosensitive ion channel family protein encodes MRCFRRSLRAALLALLAVVLSMAIPSLAAPSSGPSGFGVPGLNVDLLNRTQPERGLSVGKYELAKVNILGVPAITVSSSVLNSDGGSPAARQRAAVIEGNLRLLYDPNQLCGQGERLSEWLLDSVLGGETNVCTAGLGPGMALSDQPVKLEIVSDGKGNQVLEARLPDRKRAFPLLSVTEADAEINGVTTEQLAQRWRTILESRINHAREILRPRQLAQRWRITLVVELLLLGMIAVSLLAWSALRRRVSRLQRQRFDEGRRVRSMEVRLHLTHTITRVLMVLVLFLLVMMVGLGVMAVPGQIPLALELLLQPSFALIKVGVVTMVGLLGRALSTFLLHQWADNVDVMAQERARRDQRYRSLLRVIHRLIDVSCLMVVGLWVLLDVPGVRTASISILLAGGALLGALAFVFQGLLRDFVAGMLVLIEDRYAIGDWIEIDGVEGEVVDVGLFSTQIRCLDQRVDTLDNSTIRQLRNHTKLRSGSLVTFVVSHRQSSIDQAIALIREEIDQFVNDSDWNHRLLGEPVLRGVRRITPLGTHLEVLLITKSGGQWVSEREFQLRVLRRFEAEGVVLADGLELTRLT; translated from the coding sequence TTGCGCTGCTTTCGCCGATCCCTCAGAGCAGCGTTGCTGGCGTTGCTGGCTGTGGTGTTGTCCATGGCCATTCCCTCCCTGGCAGCACCCTCCAGCGGACCATCAGGCTTCGGGGTTCCTGGTCTCAATGTCGATCTCCTGAACCGCACCCAGCCGGAACGTGGGCTTTCCGTTGGCAAGTACGAACTGGCGAAGGTGAACATTCTCGGTGTGCCGGCGATCACCGTATCCAGTTCGGTGCTTAACAGTGATGGCGGATCGCCAGCGGCTCGGCAACGCGCTGCTGTGATCGAAGGCAACCTTCGCCTCCTCTACGACCCCAACCAGCTCTGCGGCCAGGGCGAACGCTTGAGCGAATGGCTGCTCGACAGTGTGTTGGGTGGTGAGACCAACGTCTGCACCGCCGGCCTCGGCCCTGGCATGGCCTTGAGTGATCAACCGGTCAAGCTTGAGATCGTCTCCGACGGCAAAGGCAATCAGGTGCTTGAAGCGCGGCTGCCTGATCGCAAGCGCGCCTTCCCGCTGCTGTCAGTTACGGAGGCCGATGCGGAGATCAACGGCGTCACCACCGAGCAGTTGGCCCAGCGTTGGCGCACGATCCTGGAGAGCCGGATCAACCATGCCCGTGAAATTCTGCGGCCAAGACAATTGGCCCAGCGTTGGCGAATCACCCTGGTGGTGGAGCTTCTCCTGCTCGGGATGATTGCGGTGTCGCTGTTGGCCTGGAGTGCTTTGCGGCGCAGGGTGTCGCGTTTGCAGCGCCAGCGCTTCGACGAGGGGCGTCGCGTGCGGTCCATGGAGGTTCGCCTGCACCTCACCCACACCATCACCCGGGTGCTGATGGTGCTGGTGCTGTTCCTGCTGGTGATGATGGTTGGCCTCGGCGTGATGGCCGTTCCCGGGCAGATCCCCCTGGCGCTCGAGCTGTTGCTGCAACCGTCGTTTGCCTTGATCAAGGTGGGGGTGGTGACGATGGTGGGCTTGCTGGGACGGGCGCTGAGCACGTTTCTGCTGCACCAATGGGCCGACAACGTCGATGTGATGGCCCAGGAGCGGGCGCGACGCGACCAGCGTTACCGCAGCCTGCTGCGGGTGATTCATCGACTGATCGATGTGTCTTGCCTGATGGTGGTTGGCCTGTGGGTGTTGCTTGATGTTCCCGGCGTGCGCACGGCGTCGATTTCGATCCTGCTGGCCGGTGGTGCGTTGTTGGGTGCCCTGGCCTTTGTGTTTCAGGGGCTCTTGCGCGACTTTGTCGCCGGCATGCTGGTGTTGATTGAGGATCGCTATGCCATCGGCGACTGGATTGAGATCGATGGCGTGGAAGGGGAGGTGGTGGATGTGGGCTTGTTCAGCACCCAGATCCGCTGCCTGGATCAGCGGGTGGACACGCTCGACAACAGCACGATCCGGCAGCTGCGGAACCACACGAAGTTGCGATCAGGCAGTTTGGTCACCTTTGTGGTGTCGCATCGCCAGAGCTCCATTGACCAGGCCATTGCTCTCATTCGCGAGGAGATCGATCAGTTCGTGAATGACAGCGATTGGAATCACCGCTTGCTTGGCGAACCCGTGTTGCGGGGGGTGCGCCGGATCACTCCGCTCGGCACCCATCTGGAGGTGCTGCTGATCACCAAATCGGGTGGCCAATGGGTGAGCGAACGCGAATTCCAGCTGCGCGTTCTGCGCCGCTTTGAAGCGGAAGGCGTGGTGCTCGCCGATGGATTGGAGTTGACGCGGCTTACTTGA
- a CDS encoding 2Fe-2S iron-sulfur cluster-binding protein — MPSESVMVSIQWPDGRRSRCPKGQDWLVASREAGVHIPTGCLGGSCGACEIEVNGTVVRACISTVPAPASGQLMVELATDPHW, encoded by the coding sequence ATGCCCTCAGAGTCGGTGATGGTGTCCATCCAGTGGCCGGATGGCCGGCGAAGCCGCTGCCCCAAGGGGCAGGATTGGCTTGTCGCCAGTCGGGAGGCTGGGGTGCACATTCCCACCGGATGCTTAGGCGGAAGTTGCGGCGCTTGCGAAATCGAGGTGAACGGCACCGTGGTGAGAGCCTGCATCAGCACCGTGCCTGCGCCAGCATCCGGTCAATTGATGGTGGAACTGGCCACCGATCCCCACTGGTGA
- a CDS encoding MBL fold metallo-hydrolase has protein sequence MTATATYLGANGWCLDVAGFRVLVDPWLFGPLVFPPGPWLLKGEMPTMQPVPECIDLLLLTQGLQDHAHPETLSMLSKDLPVVGSAAAAKVAKRLGFIAVEALNPGESTERGPLQIRATAGAAVPAVENGYLLDWPGGSLYLEPHGVLDSSVDERPVQTVITPVVDLGLPLVGNFITGASVMPDLISRFQPQQVLASTTGGDVRFTGLISKALEAGGVSEASPEVTEGCALITPTVGEAIPLAPSPG, from the coding sequence ATGACCGCAACAGCCACCTACCTCGGCGCCAATGGCTGGTGTCTCGATGTTGCAGGGTTTCGCGTGCTGGTGGACCCCTGGCTGTTTGGCCCTCTGGTGTTCCCCCCTGGCCCCTGGCTGCTGAAAGGTGAAATGCCCACGATGCAGCCTGTGCCTGAGTGCATTGATCTGCTGCTGCTCACGCAGGGCCTTCAGGATCACGCCCATCCGGAAACGCTCTCGATGCTGAGCAAAGACCTGCCCGTGGTCGGGTCGGCGGCTGCGGCCAAAGTGGCGAAGCGGCTGGGCTTCATTGCCGTGGAAGCGCTCAACCCTGGTGAAAGCACAGAACGGGGGCCCTTGCAGATTCGCGCCACCGCCGGCGCTGCCGTTCCGGCCGTAGAGAACGGATACTTGCTCGACTGGCCTGGTGGGTCGCTCTACCTCGAACCCCATGGAGTGCTGGATTCCTCCGTGGACGAGCGCCCCGTGCAGACGGTGATCACGCCAGTGGTCGATTTAGGCCTGCCCTTGGTGGGCAACTTCATCACCGGCGCCAGCGTGATGCCGGATCTGATCAGCCGCTTCCAGCCGCAACAGGTGCTGGCAAGCACCACAGGCGGAGACGTGCGCTTCACCGGCCTGATCAGCAAAGCGCTGGAAGCCGGCGGAGTATCAGAAGCCAGCCCCGAGGTCACTGAAGGCTGCGCGCTGATCACCCCCACTGTGGGTGAAGCCATTCCCCTCGCCCCGAGCCCTGGCTAG